One window of the Leucobacter komagatae genome contains the following:
- a CDS encoding FadR/GntR family transcriptional regulator, with product MSSTQLGSHKVREAHEFLRSRISTGEWPIGQLIPKEPELMDLIGVGRSTVREAVRSLTTLGMLEPVPGVGTFVRARTPVSSLLTEFLIEQDLEEVLIYRRSLEIEAAQTAAVKRSDAQLAALRASYERSLAFDEAPEGSAMNPANCERCNDIARPDSFHRLIVEASGSKLLLDLYTGVMTVLGRAVARGVVFLGISSDTMHLDHGALLKAIEERDVRDAAHTMALHADRDLGVHADMLDLSPNTERAESLIGAGYDPQGVTAPQ from the coding sequence ATGTCCTCCACACAGCTCGGTTCGCACAAGGTGCGCGAGGCTCATGAATTCCTTCGTTCGCGCATCAGTACGGGTGAGTGGCCAATCGGCCAGCTCATCCCGAAAGAGCCTGAGCTCATGGACCTCATTGGCGTCGGTCGGTCGACCGTGCGTGAGGCCGTCAGGTCACTCACGACCCTCGGCATGCTCGAGCCCGTTCCCGGCGTTGGCACTTTTGTGCGCGCACGGACACCGGTGAGCTCGCTGCTCACCGAGTTTCTGATCGAGCAAGACCTCGAAGAGGTGCTCATCTACCGCCGCTCGCTCGAGATTGAGGCGGCCCAGACGGCGGCCGTGAAGCGCAGCGACGCTCAGCTCGCGGCTCTGCGCGCGAGCTACGAGCGCAGCCTCGCCTTCGACGAGGCGCCCGAGGGTTCTGCCATGAACCCGGCGAACTGCGAGCGCTGCAACGACATCGCACGCCCCGATTCGTTTCACCGCCTCATTGTTGAGGCGTCGGGAAGCAAGCTCCTGCTTGATCTCTACACGGGAGTCATGACCGTGCTTGGGAGGGCTGTTGCCCGCGGTGTCGTCTTCCTCGGCATCTCCTCTGACACGATGCACCTCGACCACGGTGCTCTGCTGAAGGCGATTGAGGAGCGCGACGTGCGCGACGCCGCCCACACGATGGCGCTGCACGCAGACCGCGACCTCGGCGTGCACGCTGACATGCTCGACCTCAGCCCGAACACTGAGCGCGCCGAGAGCCTCATCGGGGCTGGCTATGACCCCCAGGGCGTGACGGCGCCCCAGTAG
- a CDS encoding ABC transporter substrate-binding protein, translating to MNTTRSVAAAALTALSLFALTGCTAPDTSADAAKTEAAGDTAEAPAGFPRTVEIPAGRGGEAHSITIEAEPKAIAALDYESAEVLAELGLTDRLVLIPEAVLNPALGGHVDEMAEVPATFPVAMNLDTETVISTAPDLVVMSPRHGAEASIGAVLEQAGLTTLQLPDPWTSPEILAKNIDLIGQATGAETEAAGVVSDIEDGLKQHSAKTPGADAGDAPRVLVLTNQAGRPFAAAGGAFPLHLLNLAGAVSVTDELGMEATGPISAEQIVEANPDGIVLIDMNGTGDRMFAELLANPAVATVAAAADDKLMRVQGRDVQALGLGATVAGLESLTGWVSTLG from the coding sequence ATGAATACGACCCGTTCCGTCGCGGCAGCCGCGCTCACCGCGCTCTCACTGTTCGCGCTCACCGGCTGCACCGCGCCCGACACGTCCGCCGACGCTGCAAAGACCGAGGCTGCTGGCGACACGGCTGAGGCCCCCGCCGGGTTCCCGCGGACGGTTGAGATTCCGGCAGGGCGCGGCGGTGAGGCCCACAGCATCACGATTGAGGCGGAGCCGAAGGCGATTGCCGCGCTCGATTATGAGAGCGCTGAGGTGCTCGCTGAGCTCGGGCTGACCGACAGGCTCGTGCTCATCCCCGAGGCCGTGTTGAACCCGGCGCTCGGCGGGCACGTCGACGAGATGGCGGAGGTGCCCGCGACGTTCCCGGTCGCCATGAACCTCGACACCGAGACGGTCATCTCGACGGCGCCTGACCTTGTCGTCATGAGCCCCCGCCACGGCGCCGAGGCGTCGATCGGCGCCGTGCTTGAGCAGGCCGGCCTCACCACGCTGCAGCTGCCCGACCCGTGGACGAGCCCCGAGATCCTCGCCAAGAACATCGACCTTATCGGGCAGGCAACCGGGGCCGAGACCGAGGCTGCGGGCGTCGTATCCGACATCGAAGACGGGCTGAAGCAGCACTCGGCAAAGACGCCGGGCGCCGACGCCGGGGACGCCCCGCGCGTGCTCGTACTCACCAACCAGGCAGGGCGCCCGTTCGCAGCGGCAGGCGGCGCGTTCCCGCTGCACCTGCTCAACCTTGCCGGCGCGGTGAGCGTGACCGATGAGCTCGGCATGGAGGCGACGGGCCCGATCAGCGCCGAACAGATCGTCGAGGCGAACCCTGACGGCATCGTGCTCATCGACATGAACGGTACAGGCGACCGTATGTTCGCTGAACTGCTCGCGAACCCGGCAGTCGCGACGGTTGCGGCCGCCGCGGACGACAAGCTCATGCGTGTTCAGGGTCGCGACGTGCAGGCGCTCGGACTCGGCGCGACGGTCGCCGGGCTCGAGTCGCTCACCGGCTGGGTTTCGACGCTCGGCTAG
- a CDS encoding FecCD family ABC transporter permease: MSRTRHPVMWTAIVGTLALGVAALISLMLGIVRLTPADTIAALGNPSAADMQAATVIWSIRLPRIAVAALVGAALAVVGTVMQAILRNPLAEPGITGVSAGAAVGAVAGITLGFSGTAQWGIPLAAFAGAATVALILLGVLRSRRDLGPGTIILVGVSISALAGALINVLIANAKDDSLVRSAMFWLAGDLELRGWDHVAMAVGPILIGLAYLATRVRALDALALGEQIAATSGVNVTRERTILLLVAALVTGAAVAVSGIISFVGLVVPHFLRLLVGASHARLLPLAALGGALFLIVADTIARTAFGAVVVQTGVVAALVGAPVFLALLLRKSRA, translated from the coding sequence GTGAGCCGCACACGACACCCCGTCATGTGGACCGCCATCGTCGGGACACTGGCGCTCGGCGTAGCCGCGCTCATCTCCCTCATGCTTGGTATCGTACGCCTCACGCCCGCCGACACCATCGCCGCCCTCGGTAATCCGTCGGCGGCCGACATGCAGGCGGCAACCGTGATCTGGTCGATCCGGCTCCCCCGCATCGCCGTCGCCGCGCTCGTCGGCGCGGCCCTCGCCGTGGTCGGCACTGTCATGCAGGCCATCCTCCGTAACCCCCTCGCCGAGCCCGGCATCACCGGCGTCTCGGCGGGCGCCGCGGTAGGCGCTGTCGCCGGCATCACCCTCGGCTTCTCGGGCACCGCTCAGTGGGGCATTCCGCTTGCCGCGTTCGCGGGGGCAGCGACGGTTGCGCTGATCCTGCTCGGCGTGCTGCGCTCGCGGCGCGACCTCGGGCCCGGCACGATCATTCTCGTCGGTGTCTCCATCAGCGCGCTCGCGGGCGCGCTCATCAACGTTCTCATCGCCAACGCGAAAGACGATTCGCTCGTGCGCAGCGCCATGTTCTGGCTCGCTGGCGACCTCGAACTGCGCGGCTGGGACCACGTGGCGATGGCGGTTGGCCCGATCCTCATCGGCCTCGCTTACCTCGCGACCCGGGTGCGCGCGCTCGATGCCCTCGCGCTCGGTGAGCAGATCGCGGCGACGTCGGGCGTGAACGTCACCCGCGAGCGCACCATACTGTTGCTTGTCGCGGCGCTCGTGACGGGCGCGGCCGTCGCGGTGAGCGGCATCATTAGCTTCGTCGGCTTGGTCGTGCCGCACTTCCTGCGGCTCCTCGTCGGCGCATCGCACGCGCGTCTCCTGCCGCTCGCGGCGCTCGGCGGCGCGCTGTTCCTCATCGTCGCGGACACGATCGCCCGCACGGCGTTCGGCGCGGTTGTCGTGCAGACGGGCGTCGTCGCCGCGCTCGTGGGGGCGCCCGTGTTTCTCGCGCTCCTCCTGCGAAAGAGCCGCGCATGA
- a CDS encoding ABC transporter ATP-binding protein: protein MIPAPSELQPLELDGFGAVRGSVALSDPLSMRIEPGTVLGIVGPNGVGKSSLLGAIAHSGVASYGTAAFGGEDLGRSRAKRRAQLVSLMAQDHGAPGELLVRELVGVGAWASSREDPHATVGSALTRAGIAHLADRRYATLSGGQRQLVQLARVLAQNTPIVILDEPTSALDLAHQRAVEQIMRGLGNQGRIVIAAIHDLSLALNTCTRVLLLDPGGASHNGAPHEVLGADRVFAAYGVRTTIHTTPQGRRILAADD, encoded by the coding sequence ATGATCCCGGCGCCCAGCGAACTGCAGCCGCTCGAACTCGACGGGTTCGGCGCGGTCCGGGGCAGCGTCGCGCTCAGCGACCCACTCTCGATGCGGATCGAGCCGGGGACGGTGCTCGGCATCGTTGGCCCGAATGGCGTCGGGAAGTCGTCCCTCCTCGGCGCGATCGCGCATTCCGGGGTCGCGAGCTACGGCACCGCGGCGTTCGGCGGGGAGGATCTCGGGCGGAGCCGGGCGAAGCGTCGCGCGCAGCTCGTCTCGCTCATGGCGCAGGATCACGGGGCGCCCGGCGAACTGCTCGTGCGGGAGCTCGTGGGGGTCGGCGCGTGGGCGTCGTCGCGTGAGGATCCGCACGCCACCGTTGGTTCGGCTCTCACTCGCGCCGGGATCGCGCACCTCGCCGACCGTCGGTACGCGACGCTCTCCGGCGGCCAGCGGCAGCTCGTGCAGCTCGCGCGCGTGCTCGCGCAGAACACGCCGATCGTGATACTCGACGAGCCGACGAGCGCGCTCGACCTCGCCCACCAGCGCGCGGTCGAGCAGATCATGCGCGGCCTCGGAAACCAGGGGCGCATCGTGATCGCGGCGATCCACGACCTGAGCCTTGCGCTCAACACCTGCACCCGCGTGCTGCTGCTCGACCCGGGCGGCGCCTCCCACAACGGCGCACCCCACGAGGTGCTCGGCGCCGACCGCGTGTTCGCCGCGTACGGCGTGCGCACCACCATCCACACGACCCCGCAAGGCCGCCGCATTCTCGCGGCCGACGACTAG